The window CATTAACACAAAAAAGACTGATCCATAGTCAAATCAAGTcaagggatttaaaaaaaaaattatcaacCAAGTAAAACTATCCAAACTCTGTCTGTTTGTAAATATAAACTACAGTGTTGAGTGtgtgacttttttattttaaatgttgatcTGTTAAATGAAGACTTATTGTTATAAAGGATACATTATATAAAAATTTAttgggaaaataaaatgaatcacATCCTTTTTTAAACCAAGAAACAATGtctgtttgatttaaaaaaacaaaacaaaacatgcgTCAGCTAATAAAAAAGCCAAACACAGTCTAACCTGTTCTAAAGAACTGACGTCACCGTTCATGCCAGGAAGTGTCCTGCCATGTTAGTTGCTTTTTGGTGTATTTAAAAATAGTGGACTAATTAAATGACACGCAGTATAATTAAACCCTGTCAGCAGTCACTGCACCTTGGAAAATGAAGAGCAACATGACATAGTGTGAATAGTTTGGACAAGGTTTATGCTGCGATCCTTTTTACATCATGCAAATTAAATGAGTTTAGTCGACGTGCTGCTCTCACTGTTTACCTGATAcgagcagacagcagctggtgCTAAGCAACTTAACGTCTGTCAACAGTTTCAATAATGGCAGCAATGACTGCAGAAAATTCAGCTGTATTTGCCCGACATTCAAGCACAAGCAGCAGGACTGTGACTTGATTAGGTCGCAGAGAGAGACTCAGGAAGTCTGTTCTCAGAAGCAGGTTATGGCTGAGTCACTGTCACCATAGTCACCATCAATAGATACCGCTTGGGTTTGGCAATAGACTGGAAAAGTTGCAATGTGGGTAgttattcattattatttgaGCTGTTTTCAGTTGAAAACGGGAAAATTCTCATTCATTTCGCATGAATAGTTTAATTTTGAAGATTTCCCACAAGGCACCATTAAATAAAACCTAACCCATGTTCTAAAGACAAGCAGCTGAATGAAACATGCCTGACAATCTGccaataatcaataaataacACCACTATAGGACTGGTGTGGTCACCACTGGTTCTCAAGCTGTGAtcataaaatatttgttttgggTGTGTTGGGTGCTTCATTGTTTTCCCAGTGAGGAAATATGCTTCTGATCTCTTCTGTGTATCAGGAACAGGTTCAAGCTTTTGTATTTATGCTCTCACTTtgtcaaacaggaaatgagagcTTGTGTCTGTTCAGCCCTTGGTTGGCATGTAATCAGTCATCGGACGATACCTATAAACATTTACACATTTCTCAGAAAGACTCGCAGTTTAGTTCAAAAACATTGCCAGACTTCATCGGACTGCATTTGAGGTCTCATGGTATATGAGTTTAAGATAATACATCACAGGAGAATGTTTAATTACACTTGAACCATCTTGTTTTCTGATATTTAGAAAGCCGTATTTACAGTTTATAAGCAAATGTAGGAGAAAAGCACAGGAAGACAAAGTCTCCGATAATGACTCTCCCTGGAGGGAATAAATAGAGTTTCTCAACTTGTATTCATACTGTTATGTGGTCGGTTATTCTTGTCTTTGACCCTTCAGTAGAAAAAAATGCATGTTAATGATGCATTTTTTACCAGTACTGTGTTAACTCACATGTCTCTTTTCATTGTAGTCTGTTTTCACTTCAGAATTGTTTGCAAGGTCGTTACATGTATCTTTTCATGCTCTCTTATAAAGCAATATTACTCTCAGTTTTGACCAGGCTGGGGAATGCTTCTACCGGTATATTAAAATAGCCTGTGGCCCTTGGATGAAATTACAAGTATCATTTTAATAGAACCTAGTGGGGTTAGTTTTTGATGATCTCTTGATACTTCCTTGAAAATTCCGGAAAGTCTGCCTCAATCTTTTGGTCCAAGTCACAAAGTTTAATGAtaaaaattgcatttaatgCCTTGGCAGATTAATCTTAAAGTATTCTCAATTTTCTTCCACTTTCACTCCAGGCCACAATTTACAATAGAAATCCAATAGTCTCTATAACCTTTTTTACCCCCTAAAAATATTCTATTTGCTACCTCACACCTACCATTATTTAGGGTAAGTCTTCTATTGCCACAATAAAAGGACCCTATCTGATATGAGCCACCACAGGAGTAGATTGTGTAACTGAAATATTGTCAATCCAAACATAATTAAGCCAGGGATGAAGATCAGATATGTTAAGCTACTTGGGGCATTGCTAGCTTGGTATAGTTTGTAGCTCTGAGAGGCTGTTTTTGTTCCtctgaaaaggaggaaaatgaatACCCTTCTGGTTTATTAACTTTGTGGTATGAGGAGAATCTCCATTATTCTACTGTGCTCTACTTACATCATGCAAGAAGTGAACTTTGTAATAACATGGACTGGAGGACACACAATAATATGTAAAACCAAGGTAGATAAGAACTATTGTTCTGAGAAGCAGGTTGCTATATTATCTATAGCGTCTGATTAAAACCTAAAACCTGATGGGGAGTTTTATCTTGGGTCTGACATCTGGTAGGGTTTGTCGAATAAATGGAACCAAAAGTGAACTTTTCCTTTAAAACcccatttcctttaaaaataaaacaaacaaaaactttAAGTTAATTTTAgtttatttgttgctgttttgtgtACCTGATTTATGCATTCTTAATCTCttatttttagtcttttttagAGATTTGTGTTATCAGAtatgcatttgttttgttttttagtttATTTGAGTTTACAACTCTTGCCATGCCTTGTTGACACTGGTTAAACTCCTTACTGACTGAACCCTCTCTTATATACACTTTGTCTTGCAGCAAATAACTTTTCATTTGCTGCTGAGTGTTGGCGCAGCCGTCATTGGCTCCCTGCAGTTTGGCTACAACACCGGGGTCATCAATGCTCCTCAGAAGGTAAGTCACAACATAACATGAAATAAgacactccatccatccatccatccatccatccatccatccatccatccatccatccatccatccatccatccatccatccatccatccatccatccatccatccatccatccatccatccatccatccatccatccatccatccatccatccatccatccatccatccttttatTTCTTGCTGGAAAATTACCAGTGCTGTCCATTTCATGGCAACACACCTGTTATATActaaaaaaagacaacacacagaacaaaatgggaaacacaaaaaggaagaaacaaCCTGCAAAAGTTAAAGGAATAACTAACTATAAGTGATCCAACTCCCTCTAAACACTACATAAACTGTGAAATATAATGgctgtttttactttttttgtatttgaaCGTCACAATAACTTGACCCTTAACCTGCGTTAGATATCATCGATGCAGTAGATTTCCCCTTTCACCGTGTTGATTAATCACTGCCTTGTTTAAAATGGAGAGTTGTGGAGGATAATAATAGCTGCATTCAGACCTACCAGGCCCAAGGACATCTGTGATAACAGACTAAGTGATTCCTGTGTAAAGGAGTGTGTCCATGACCAAAAAAGGTCCCCTGCTCCCCAGTtatggaagagaaaaaaaaaatagaaaatgaacTTAAATGTAAGAAACAGACAGTCAGTCATCTAATGCTTTGTACTTAAGAGCAGAAagtaataaaacatatttttctgGCCCCCTTTGGACCAAATCTTTTAAAGGCTTAATCAACAGACGGGTGCACCAAAGGAACTAATTTCCTGTGTTATGTTTGTAACATCTTCCCAAGTAAATAACATCCATATGTTGagtgtttttttggtttaaacacacatttggacATCACAGCTGTCTGCCTAAAGGTCACAGGTGTGTCTCCAAACCTCCACCTAGATTATTTACTCTTACATGAACAAAGGCGTCTGGGTGTTCACGCTATAACATTCCCAcatgtttttgacatttttcttggCTGGGCTTTCACCTGTCCTGTTGTCCTTTTCAACCTTAAGGCTACTCTAGACATCTGAAGAAGAACTTGTTATTTTGGGATGGActtattattgtatttattttgaagTTATAGAGTTATCCTGGCAttgtaaaggttttatttaggGATACTCCAAACAAATTCTTTATTAAAAAGACATCAAATCCTTCTGAAAAGATTAGATTGTCTGGTATTTTGGGgaaatattttatattacatacaacaaaaatatatacaacaaaagacacacaggTGTTCAGACAGAAAGGAAGATGATAAATATGTGGTTTGTGACACAGTAGAGGAGCTTGAACCTGCCGTTGGGGTTCTTTATCTTCCTGTCAATATACagttcacacacattcacattcaaAAAAGATGAGGAACTTGTGTACAGAAAAGCAGCCACCCATCCTACAATACTCATTCAGTTAATGAGCAGTTATTTATAGAGGTTAACATTTTTCAGCTTCACTTCAGATTATTATTTGATACTTCACCCTTTGTGTTCCTGTactgcagcagatgtgcagtTATATCAGACTTGTGCATGTCTGATTAGATACAAACGCTCACAGCTCCTGTaaattttctgctgctgcaagtgtgcctgtcacacacagcaatttttttccttttatggaAATGTAAGTATGATATTAAATCAAACTATTTTATACTTTTAACTCGCTGGCATTCAAGGATAGGGAATGTATCTTTCATTGTAgactgtttttaatggttttgttCCTTTGATTTATGTCTCTTAATACCAAATCCTGAGGAGGAAGTGTCCCTTAATTATCCTGCAGAGGGGAAATTATGTTTTTTAGAGTCTGGTTTTTAAATAATGTTATGAAATAATCTTGTTTTTACATTGATACATTTTTTTGACAATTTTATTCAATAAAGAATGTAATAATTGTGCGTGAGCAAGGTCAAAAGTCCAAAGAAGTTCCGTCAGTACGATGAGATGAAGGTCAATGGTAATAGATATTTTAGGGTGATGACCTTGTGATGTTCGCTAGCTTGGTCTTGTGAGCGAAAGATGATATGATCCAAATTTTGTTTCAGAACTGAGTCTCCTCACTCAGGTTTATTACACATCCCATGATATGGGTATTTATTCCACTGTTTTTGATCTAATGTGATCGCATGTGTAGGTCATTTTATTGTAGCCTTTGGGCCATGAGTCAGAGTTCACCCAAGGGCAGTAAAGCTTTCTAAAGCCATGCTAGTGTAGCTATGTGCTTGAAACGTTGTTGATTACCTTGAATCATATAAAACATATGCCGGGAGGAAAGGTGACACACACAACGTAGAGAGAGGAGTGGTATTTTAGCCCTGTCACTAGATCACCAGGGCGTGTTTGTCATCATATTTTGTCTGGTTTGAGGACAGAGACGGGGGGAGGGCGAAGTAATATGACACCTTATGGAGGCTTGTGACCTTCCTGGGAGTGAGGAAGCATCCTTAACTGTGCAGTGCTGCCACCAGCTGGTCATTCAAGCTCTTTAGGCGACATCTACTGTTCAATATAATGTCCATTTGTTTCTAAATGATCCACAATCATGATAATTCTCTTTAATTTAGTATTTTTGATTTAGTATTATAACACTGTCCTGTTTACttaaaacttattttttttgttctatACTAGGTCATTGAAGGTTTCATCAATAGTACATGGCTTGACCGCTACCAGGAGCCCATTACTAAGAGCTCACTCACAGCAATCTGGTCCATCACTGTGGCTATTTTTTCTATCGGAGGCATCTTTGGCTCCTTCTCTGTTGGACTCTTTGTCAATCGCTTTGGAAGGTAAGAGGCGAACAGAGTATTACCAGTGTTATGGTGGCACAATAACCCCaatgtttccttttcaaaaaataaaaacaaatttccTGTACTCCATTACTTAAAtctatttaaaattaaataactTATTTAATTGTAATACTTATTGATAGTAGATTTGATTTTACAATATTTTTTGTCTCTATCCAAGACTGGATTTATTTTCACATGTCCTTAATAGAGGAGCAAATTAAGCAGAAGTAATCATTTCCAATTGTACTTCATTAAAATGCAGTCTAAAGACCACTAATGGAGACACATCATTTAAATACATCCCATATTATATATTTTCTTCTACAAATAATTTGAGTTGTTATCTCATTCTGTCCTATTTCTACATGCTGTctgacacctgcaggaggaattCTATGCTTATGGCCAATGTTCTGGCTTTCATTGCTGCTGCTCTAATGGGCTTTTCAAAGATGGGACGCTCATGGGAAATGTTGATTGCTGGTCGTTTTGTGGTAGGCCTCTACTCTGGCCTCTCCACTGGTTTTGTTCCCATGTATGTGGGTGAGGTTTCCCCAACATCTCTGCGAGGAGCCCTGGGCACCCTTCACCAGCTGGGCATTGTCATCGGTATCCTCATTGCACAGGTTGGTGGTTTATAACTACaatgggacctctacttacgaatttaactcattccagaagttgctttgtaacctgaaaattatgtaagtagagacgcgtttttccatgtaaatgccctaatccgttccaagccctcAAAAATTCGgacaaatttttttttaataaatcataaaaatgcatcaaaacatgtaacaaatacatgttacaattagattaccgcacaataaatgtaggaattcagtgcaaggcttctccaggaacaaaatgaactttattacaggctaatcttacattagccgtcattactagcaacgatcgttaacacttgtggtaacaccgtcatctaatggacaaacatacgaacacccacaataaataaaagtgtaaCGAAGGCGATGCTGGGAtgcacacaaacttgtacatattgacgtccctcctagccaatgagatgacaggaaaatgctaggtgatagccaatggcagagcagctacaagcaagtttgtgttcgctaaactctgcgagctgcgagtagcagcggtagcgtatttttgaccttcgtatcctgaaatttccttcgtaacaagaggaaatattttcccgttgagacgcttcgtaacctgaaaaattcgcatgtagagacgttcgtaagtagaggccCCACTGTATAATGTGTTATCAATCCGTACTCAGTCTATATTTGTTTTCATCTAAATTTGCATTTCACCACATGTATAATGTGAATTTTAGGTGTTTGGATTAGGGTCAGTCATGGGGAACGCTGACCTGTGGCCACTCCTTTTGGGTTTCACCTTCGTCCCTGCAATAATCCAATGCATTCTGCTACCTCTCTGCCCCAAGAGTCCCCGTTTCCTCCTCATCAACAAAAATGAAGAGAACAAGGCCAAGGCGGGTAAGTTCAAAACACGCATATTCAGTTTGTTCCtgtgcaagaaaaaaaagttttcataTTCAAATCCCGTTGGCTGTGGTGAACACAAGTCAGTCTGTGGAGGTTATGTATTCTCTAcatgcctgtgtgggttttcgCCAGTTACTCAACTTTCCTTCCAGCCCAAAAACATACATAAAAATATTAAGGTGGCTGCAGTCCCTCAACtgtttaatgaatgaatgagtgcgTGAGGGAGCATAGTTTGATTAAGTACTAAGTATGGATTTGGTAGCTTGTGCTACTTTTGTAGCTTACACCCCTGGGGTTCCAAAAAAGTGGTACCATTACAAAATGGTAACTAACTATTGTAGTACATTGCACTGGGAACAAGACCAAACATATGCTATGAGCAGGTAGTACCAATAGAAACATGCCAATGGTGACTGCTGAGATAGGCCCCAGTATCCCCATAACCCTAATTAGGTGTAAGTCTCTCAACAGAAAATATATTGGAGAAGTTTGGTGCCTTATTGAAAGTATCATTAAAGCAAGGATAGGATTGTTAGGATTGAAAGATTCTATCCTGAATGGAAAATGCCTTTTCTCCATACACATCAGTGTTGAAGAAGCTCAGAGGTACCTCAGATGTAAGCGTCGACATGCAAGAGATGAAGGAAGAGAGCCGGCAGATgatgagagaaaagaaagtgaCCATTCTGGAGCTGTTTCGCTCTCGCCTCTACCGTCAGCCTCTCCTCATTGCCGTCATTCTACAGTTGTCTCAGCAGCTTTCTGGCATCAACGCTGTGAGTGTGCAGgcagaaaaaggacaaaatgcaTACTTGTTGGTAGTCAGGAAAAGCTACTTCTTATGACTGTCTTTTTGTACTTGCTGCACGTCTGTAGGTCTTTTACTTCTCCACTGATATCTTTGAGAAAGCTGGTGTAGAACAGCCTGTGTATGCAACCATTGGAGCGGGTGTTGTGAACACAGCCTTTACGGTGGTCTCGGTGAGTTCAGCACACATCAAAGGAAATACATGAAGTTGTGGTTGTGAGAAAACAAACTTTATCTTGACCTATTTTTGTCAAAATGTAACGGAACTTcggattttttaaattttaaatattaatccACAGTGACATGCACAAATgcacaaatgtaatttttctgtttaaatgcaAGTTTTGATTTGACTATCTCATTAAAATTGTTTTTCTATATAGTTGTTTGTGGTGGAGCGTGCTGGACGTAGGTCACTACACTTAACGGGACTCCTGGGAATGGCAGGATCTGCTGTCTTAATGACTATTGCCACAGCTCTGCTGGTAAATTTCTTATAAATTTAAATTGTTAATGTGAGATTGAGTACAGTTGTTAAAATTTCCAGCATTTCTCACTACACCCTTCTCTTCTGGCAGGATCAACTCAAATGGATGTCATACTTGAGCATTGTGGCCA is drawn from Takifugu rubripes chromosome 19, fTakRub1.2, whole genome shotgun sequence and contains these coding sequences:
- the slc2a1b gene encoding solute carrier family 2, facilitated glucose transporter member 1 codes for the protein MDGGKQITFHLLLSVGAAVIGSLQFGYNTGVINAPQKVIEGFINSTWLDRYQEPITKSSLTAIWSITVAIFSIGGIFGSFSVGLFVNRFGRRNSMLMANVLAFIAAALMGFSKMGRSWEMLIAGRFVVGLYSGLSTGFVPMYVGEVSPTSLRGALGTLHQLGIVIGILIAQVFGLGSVMGNADLWPLLLGFTFVPAIIQCILLPLCPKSPRFLLINKNEENKAKAVLKKLRGTSDVSVDMQEMKEESRQMMREKKVTILELFRSRLYRQPLLIAVILQLSQQLSGINAVFYFSTDIFEKAGVEQPVYATIGAGVVNTAFTVVSLFVVERAGRRSLHLTGLLGMAGSAVLMTIATALLDQLKWMSYLSIVAIFAFVAFFEIGPGPIPWFIVAELFSQGPRPSAIAVAGFTNWTANFIVGMSFQYLVELCGPYVFIIFTVLLLLFFIFTYFKVPETKGRTFDEIAASFRQTAATGREKHSPEELNSLGADSQL